CATCATGGCCGGATTCATATCCGTTTCGTTACCGCAATCGCCACTCGACAACCCAACCGGATCGCTGCCGACATCAAAGGAAAATCATCTGTGCCCGGCGCTTCGGCCGCGAGTGTTCTATGCTCTACTTCCTCGGCCTGAAAATCTGCAACGGCTTCAGACAATTCGGGGTCTCTGCTCCCCAGTTCAACGATCTGCTGACCGTAATGGCGGTCGATTTCGGTTTCTATCGCGACGGTGCAGGCCATCGCCGCCGCGGGGCCAAGCAATGCCGTTGCCATGCCGAGTCCGTAGCCCGCGACATTCCAGATTGGCTGAAGCAAAGTCGGACGAACACCGCGTTCTACAATCATCCGATCGAAAGTTTTGCGATGGCGTTCCTCCTGAGCCGCCATCCGGGCGATCGTGCGCGCAGCGGGGCTGCGGCCGTTCATGATAGCCAACTGCCCAGCATAAATACGGGTCGCGCCATATTCACCAGCCTGATCGACGCGAATCATCGATTCGGTGTCGGCCCTGAGGCTCATCGCGGCTTCCTCAGCAGGTTCAGGATGAGCAGACCGCCCGCGATCGAAATGATCGCATTGAATCCGGCCAGCGAGATGCCGAATAGTGTCCATTGAGCAGTATCGCAGCGGATCAGCGGCGCAGCCATGATATCTGCGAGTGTCCCGCCACCGATGCGAGAGCAGGTCGTGATGCCCTGCCACCAATGATATTCGACGCCCGCGTGCCAGACGCCGATCCCGCCTGAAATCAGAATGGCAAAGGCAGCAAGCACAACGAGCGGTGACCGCATTGGCTTGATCAGGAAGGCGAGC
This genomic stretch from Sphingomonas paeninsulae harbors:
- a CDS encoding disulfide bond formation protein B; translated protein: MTRLDRANIFAFAMPAALLAGAWGSQLIGHLYPCEMCHWQRWPHYAALGIALLAFLIKPMRSPLVVLAAFAILISGGIGVWHAGVEYHWWQGITTCSRIGGGTLADIMAAPLIRCDTAQWTLFGISLAGFNAIISIAGGLLILNLLRKPR
- a CDS encoding demethoxyubiquinone hydroxylase family protein; its protein translation is MSLRADTESMIRVDQAGEYGATRIYAGQLAIMNGRSPAARTIARMAAQEERHRKTFDRMIVERGVRPTLLQPIWNVAGYGLGMATALLGPAAAMACTVAIETEIDRHYGQQIVELGSRDPELSEAVADFQAEEVEHRTLAAEAPGTDDFPLMSAAIRLGCRVAIAVTKRI